CATGAACGCGCAGAACTGTTCGCGCGACAGCTTCTTGCGGAACTTCACCTCCCCCGTCATCGTCGCCCCGTGGAGCTGGAAAACACGCTTTGCCAGATCCACCCCGATCATCGTATCCTTCATCTCGCCGTCCTCTCCGCTTGCGTGGCGTTGAACACCACGACCTTGGCACATTGCGATGCCGTCAGGAGAGGGCGGCAACCATCCCATCTACGACGGCCACACCCTCGGCGAGGCGCTGGAGCAGGTCGCGATCGTCACGGGCTACCCGCCGAAGCGGGCTGTCGTCGATCGCGGCTACAACGGTCACGGCGTCGAGCACACCCGGGTCCTGATCAGCGGCACTCGCCGCGGGCTGACCCCGGCGCTGGCGAAGGCGCTGCGACGGAGCAGCATCGAACCCGAGATCGGCCACATGAAGACCGGCGGAAGGCTCGCGCGCTGCTTCCTGAAGGGCACGATCGGCAACGCGTTCTTTACTGTCCTCTGCAGCTGCGGGCACAACATCCGCAAGATCCTCGCCCATCTGAGGGCGCTTCTTGCTTCCGTCATAACCATCGTCCTGGCGGTGCTCCGGCAGGCAGGATTTCAGCGGCACAGCTTCGCGGCCACCTGAGCAAGTTGTTCAGGCTGAACTATCTGGTGCGGACAAGCTCAAGCCCGGCCGATCAGCACGCTGCCTAAAGCTTCACCCGCCGCAGCCGCAGGGCGTTCGCGATCACCGATACCGAGGACAGGCTCATGGCCGCTGCCGCGATCATCGGCGAGAGCAGGAGGCCGGACCAGGGGTAAAGCACGCCTGCCGCCACCGGCACGCCAAGTGCGTTGTAGGCAAAGGCAAAGAACAGGTTCTGCCGGATGTTCCGAAGGGTCGCCCGCGCCAGTTTCCGCGCCCGGACGATCCCCATCAGGTCGCCGCCGAGCAGGGTGATGCCCGCGCTCTCCAGGGCCACGTCTGCTCCGGTCCCCATGGCGATCCCGACGTCCGCCGCCGCCAAGGCGGGCGCGTCGTTCACCCCGTCGCCTGCCATTGCAACCCGCCGGCCCTTCGCACGGAGGGCGTCGATCAGCGCCTTCTTGTCGGCGGGCAGGACACCCGCCCGAACCTCGTCGATGCCGAGGCGCCGGGCAATCGCCTGCGCGGTGCGCTCGTTGTCCCCGGTGGCCATGACGATGCGCAGGCCTTCCGCGTGAAGTTTCCGGATTGCCTCCGCGGTGGAAGACTTGACGGGGTCCGCCACCGCCACAAGGCCAGCCAGCCGCCCGTCGATGGCCAGGAACATCGCCGTCTTGCCCTCGGCACGAAGGGCGTCGGCCGTCCCCTCGAAGGCAGAGGTCTCGAGCCCCAGATCCGTCATCAGGGCGGCGTTGCCGAGCGCCACAGCCCGTCCCTGAATGGAGCCCTTCACGCCCTTTCCCGTGAGGGCCCTGAAGTCCTCTGCAGGCACAAGGGTCAGCCCCTGCGCCTCTGCGCCCTGCACGATGGCCTCGGCCAGTGGATGCTCGGACCCGCGCTCGAGAGAGGCGGCGGCGGCCAGCACCTCCTGCTCGCTGAGCCCGGCCACGGCAACGGTATCGGTCAGACTGGGCTTTCCTTCGGTCAGGGTTCCGGTCTTGTCCACGATGAGCGTGTCCACACCGGCCATCCGCTCGAGCGCCTCGGCGTCCTTGATCAGCACGCCTGCCTGCGCTCCCCGACCCGCCGCGGTCGTGATCGAGATTGGTGTCGCGAGTCCAAGGGCGCAGGGACAGGCGATGATGAGCACCGAGACCGCAGCGGCCGTGGCGAAGAAGAACGCGGGATCGGGACCCGCAAACCACCAGACGAGGAAGGCGAGCACCGCCACCCCGACGACCGTGGGCACGAAGATCGCCGAGACGCGGTCCGCCATGCCCTGGATGGGGGCGCGCGAGCGGCGCGCGTTCGCCACCATCTCGACGATCTGCGCGAGCACGGTGTCCGCCCCGACCCGGCTGGCCACCATGACGAGCGAGCCGTTGCGGTTCAGGGTTCCTCCGGTCACCAGGTCCCCCGGCCCCTTCTCGACGGGCATCGGTTCGCCAGTGAGCATGCTTTCGTCGACCGCCGAATGACCTTCCAGAACTTCTCCGTCCACGGGCACGGCCTCGCCGGGCCTTACCCGCAGGCGGTCACCGGCCAGCACGTTTTCAAGGGGCGCGTCGTATTCCCGCCCGTCCGGAAGGATGCGGCGCGCCACCTTCGGCGCGAGGTTCAGGAGAGCACGGATCGCATCACCCGTCCGCTCACGCGCGCGGAGTTCCAGCACTTGGCCCACGAAGACCAGCGCGATGATGACGGCGGCCGCCTCATAGTAGGTGCCGACCATGCCGTCCATCCGGTAGGCCTCCGGGAAGAGGCCGGGCAGGAAGGTCGCTGCGATCGAGTAGAGCCAGGCGGCACCCACCCCCAGCGAGATCAGGGTCCACATGTTGGCGCTTCGGTTTCGGATCGAGTCGAGCCCGCGCCTGAAGAACGGCGCCGCCGCCCAGAGCACGATGGGCGTCGCGATGAGGAACTCGAGGTAGAGCGAGGTGCGGTGGCCGATCCAGTCGCGGACGGGCAGTCCCACCGTCCCGCCCATGGTGAGGATCACCAGTGGCACCGAGGCCGCCACGCTAACCCACATCCTGCGGGTGAAGTCCGTCCGTTCGTGCGAGGGCTCGTCCGTGGGCACCATCGGTTCCAGCGCCATGCCGCAGATCGGGCAGGAGCCCGGCGCGTCGCGCACGATCTGGGGATGCATCGGGCAGGTGTACTGGGTGCCTTTCGGCGGAGCGGCCACGACCTTCCCGGCGTTGCCGGAGGCATAAAACCACGGATCCGCCTCGAACTTCGCCTGGCATCCGTCGGAACAGAAGTGGAAGGTCCGGCCTTGGAACGTCACGCTGCGGGAACCCTCCTTCAGGACGACCTTCATCCCGCAGACCGGGTCCACGGCGACCGCGGCACCCTCGGGAACCGCCGCCTCGTGCCCATGGTGAGCGTGACCGTCCGACCTGGGATCGCTCGGTATCATTCCGCCTCCTGACCCTCCTGGAACCGGAGTGGCCTGATGATGGCCCTTAATGATCCTGCATCTTCCGGGAACTGGAAGGTCAAGCCGGCATGTCGCGGGCACCGGTCCGGGCCCGCCCTCCCGTGCAGGCGTCAGAAGGTCGCCGTGGCCGTCGTGCTGTCGGGCCACGTTGAACGCACCGCCCCGCCGCTGTCCGAGCAAAGCGGTGCCGTGGCCGCCCCATGCAGGAGGTCCCCCGCCCGCACGAGCTGGAAGCGTTGCGCGACGCCTCCAATCACGAGAGTAGCCTGGCCTTTTCCAGCCTTCCGCCGAGACCGGTGCGTCCGATGCATCGAAGAGAATTACCGTCACCGTCGGGCTCCCGTCAGGGACGAGCTCCGCATGCCATGCGCCAGCGTCGACCTTTGGGCTGCCGTGCGGGACGGGCACGGTTCGTGCGCGAGGACGAAGCGCGGCCGGATCGGGCAGGGCAGCTAGGCTTCGGGTCATGAAGCTCTCCAATCAGATAGGTATGGTGGTGGAGGCTGCTGGTGCGATCCTTTCGACCGATGGCCATGCTTCGACGTCCGTACCCGAGGCGCTAGCGGTGACCGCCTCACCGCAAAGAAGGCGTCGCGCGAATCTTGGATTTA
This portion of the Rhodobacter sp. CZR27 genome encodes:
- a CDS encoding heavy metal translocating P-type ATPase, with the translated sequence MIPSDPRSDGHAHHGHEAAVPEGAAVAVDPVCGMKVVLKEGSRSVTFQGRTFHFCSDGCQAKFEADPWFYASGNAGKVVAAPPKGTQYTCPMHPQIVRDAPGSCPICGMALEPMVPTDEPSHERTDFTRRMWVSVAASVPLVILTMGGTVGLPVRDWIGHRTSLYLEFLIATPIVLWAAAPFFRRGLDSIRNRSANMWTLISLGVGAAWLYSIAATFLPGLFPEAYRMDGMVGTYYEAAAVIIALVFVGQVLELRARERTGDAIRALLNLAPKVARRILPDGREYDAPLENVLAGDRLRVRPGEAVPVDGEVLEGHSAVDESMLTGEPMPVEKGPGDLVTGGTLNRNGSLVMVASRVGADTVLAQIVEMVANARRSRAPIQGMADRVSAIFVPTVVGVAVLAFLVWWFAGPDPAFFFATAAAVSVLIIACPCALGLATPISITTAAGRGAQAGVLIKDAEALERMAGVDTLIVDKTGTLTEGKPSLTDTVAVAGLSEQEVLAAAASLERGSEHPLAEAIVQGAEAQGLTLVPAEDFRALTGKGVKGSIQGRAVALGNAALMTDLGLETSAFEGTADALRAEGKTAMFLAIDGRLAGLVAVADPVKSSTAEAIRKLHAEGLRIVMATGDNERTAQAIARRLGIDEVRAGVLPADKKALIDALRAKGRRVAMAGDGVNDAPALAAADVGIAMGTGADVALESAGITLLGGDLMGIVRARKLARATLRNIRQNLFFAFAYNALGVPVAAGVLYPWSGLLLSPMIAAAAMSLSSVSVIANALRLRRVKL